A window of Thunnus thynnus chromosome 17, fThuThy2.1, whole genome shotgun sequence contains these coding sequences:
- the aoc2 gene encoding retina-specific copper amine oxidase, protein MNSLVKWTLILFVLFSIILNIVLICIHTNRAPKCSAHRVQPLRGKHDERSGVFADLTREEYLQVQEYMLKQTDLDISTNQITKPSENFLFLIDLSLPKKADALAYLDGKSSKPVREATVVVFHGAKGHIIEYVVGPLPKPTYHKDVTKERYKTELPINARTVTIGEYALLFKFFEEKVFSELGKLLKESFDLSIDKSLNAFEQMPRGVRSGDRKTWVSFLRDMSGMYIHPVGFEVLVNHGSVNASDWRVERLLYNGQYFDTVEELRQKYDAGSVKKIPYKEPADHGSLKPRHESLQLGPQQFYAEGQRYSVSNNHVLYLDWSFAFGLSSLTGMRVFDVRFKGERIVYELSVQEAMSVYGSVTPGMMLTKFLDSSIGIGRFAHELVRGVDCPYEATYVDTYRYIDAPIPIRFKNSICIFEHNMGQPLRRHFSDFFHNSYGGMVNSALVFRTITAIGNYDYMWDFIFYQSGSVEAKVHATGYISSSYMMKGSLKYGHQVAENVLGNIHTHFINFKVDLDVLGVKNMFQTKDMEYVNVSLPWMSDHYAMIPQLVEKQLKTEQEAALPYDTKTPRYLHIASNKTNRWGHQRSYRLQVFSFTGDHLPESQAEERAMSWARYKVAITKQKDLEQTSSSLYNQNNIWNPAVDFSKYIEDNESIEDEDLVAWVTTGFLHIPHAEDIPNTVTVGNGGGVLLRPHNYFDNDPSIHSADGVYFSPGSEESCDNNRMACLAEETCSPTLEPFTYHGFEGVMKFEDWV, encoded by the exons ATGAACTCTCTTGTGAAATGGACGCTCATCCTCTTTGTCCTCTTCTCCATCATTCTCAACATCGTCCTGATCTGCATCCACACCAACAGGGCGCCCAAATGTTCTGCTCACCGTGTCCAACCACTGCGGGGCAAACACGACGAGCGCAGCGGCGTGTTCGCTGACCTCACCCGGGAGGAGTACTTGCAGGTCCAGGAGTACATGCTCAAGCAGACAGACTTGGACATATCCACCAATCAGATCACCAAACCGTCGgaaaatttcttgtttttaatagACCTCTCTCTGCCTAAAAAGGCGGACGCGCTGGCTTATTTGGACGGGAAAAGCTCCAAGCCGGTGCGAGAGGCCACGGTGGTTGTCTTCCACGGCGCCAAGGGCCACATCATTGAGTATGTGGTGGGTCCTCTCCCCAAGCCGACATACCACAAAGATGTCACCAAGGAGAGGTACAAGACGGAGCTCCCTATCAATGCACGCACGGTCACCATCGGGGAGTACGCCTTGCTTTTCAAGTTTTTTGAGGAGAAAGTCTTCTCCGAGCTAGGGAAGCTCCTGAAAGAAAGCTTCGACTTGAGTATCGACAAGAGTCTGAACGCGTTTGAGCAGATGCCCCGCGGAGTCCGATCTGGGGACAGGAAGACCTGGGTATCTTTCCTCAGGGATATGAGTGGCATGTACATCCACCCGGTGGGCTTTGAAGTACTGGTCAACCATGGGAGCGTTAACGCATCCGACTGGAGAGTGGAGAGGCTGCTTTATAACGGCCAATACTTCGACACAGTAGAAGAACTTCGACAGAAATATGATGCTGGGTCTGTTAAGAAAATACCTTACAAGGAGCCGGCTGACCATGGTTCACTCAAACCCAGACACGAGTCTCTGCAGCTCGGCCCGCAGCAGTTTTACGCAGAGGGCCAGCGCTACAGCGTCAGCAACAACCACGTCCTGTACCTGGACTGGAGCTTCGCCTTCGGGTTGAGCTCTCTCACGGGCATGCGGGTGTTTGATGTGCGCTTCAAGGGCGAGAGGATAGTCTACGAGCTGAGCGTGCAGGAGGCCATGTCAGTGTACGGTTCAGTGACGCCTGGGATGATGCTCACCAAGTTTCTGGACTCGAGCATCGGGATAGGACGTTTCGCACACGAACTGGTCCGTGGCGTGGATTGCCCCTACGAAGCCACCTACGTGGACACATACCGCTACATAGATGCCCCTATCCCGATCAGGTTTAAGAATTCGATCTGCATCTTTGAGCACAACATGGGTCAGCCCCTGCGGAGGCACTTCTCTGACTTCTTCCACAACAGTTATGGAGGAATGGTGAACAGCGCCCTGGTGTTCAGGACCATCACAGCTATAGGTAACTATGACTACATGTGGGATTTCATCTTCTATCAGAGCGGATCAGTGGAGGCCAAGGTGCACGCCACTGGATATATCTCCTCTTCTTACATGATGAAGGGTAGTCTCAAGTACGGACACCAGGTGGCAGAAAATGTCCTGGGGAACATCCACACCCACTTCATCAACTTCAAAGTGGACCTGGACGTGTTGG GAGTGAAGAATATGTTCCAGACGAAAGACATGGAGTATGTCAATGTGTCGCTGCCATGGATGTCTGATCACTACGCCATGATCCCTCAGCTAGTGGAGAAGcaactaaaaacagaacag GAAGCAGCTCTGCCTTATGACACCAAGACTCCTCGCTACCTCCACATCGCCAGCAACAAGACCAACCGCTGGGGCCACCAGCGCTCCTACAGGCTGCAGGTGTTCAGCTTTACTGGAGACCACCTCCCAGAGAGCCAGGCTGAGGAGAGGGCCATGTCATGGGCCAG gtatAAGGTTGCCATCACCAAGCAGAAGGACTTAGAGCAGACTAGCAGCAGCCTGTACAATCAAAACAACATCTGGAATCCAGCTGTTGACTTCAGCAAGTACATCGAAGACAACGAAAGCATTGAAGACGAG GACCTGGTTGCCTGGGTGACCACCGGCTTCCTCCACATCCCTCATGCCGAGGACATCCCTAACACGGTAACCGTGGGCAACGGGGGTGGGGTCCTGCTGCGACCCCACAACTACTTTGACAATGACCCGTCCATCCACTCTGCTGATGGGGTGTACTTTAGCCCGGGCAGTGAGGAAAGCTGTGACAACAACAGGATGGCCTGCCTTGCTGAAGAGACCTGTAGCCCCACGCTGGAACCCTTCACCTACCATGGCTTTGAGGGAGTCATGAAGTTTGAAGATTGGGTCTGA